The Arachis hypogaea cultivar Tifrunner chromosome 19, arahy.Tifrunner.gnm2.J5K5, whole genome shotgun sequence genome has a window encoding:
- the LOC112779671 gene encoding protein FANTASTIC FOUR 3-like translates to MAAIVCRGLQSHLESQIVESRTLRLRLPSSTKPLPPPLPSQPIDFSFKSCFWDSNIKTQYQNHHQEEEEENKKIGWSFLEAISQGTNKRATEKDEEEEAIYVHPQQKRCSMVLSPKSLELCTENLGNESGTDIGENGIDDVISSGSGGGNLETGEQEQRQYEASGQCCTARKNKKAKTGNFPPPLTTMRGSESLVVRPHREDGRLVIEVTKVPPTPSCFQAHRSHGRLRLSLLKIHNPSFDPQHKHENEEEEEETEEDEEEDDEEEEEEEEEYFACEEKRIEMARTCKEGCEDENHNNNESLLMLTNWSEPFWVATS, encoded by the coding sequence ATGGCTGCAATTGTGTGCCGAGGATTGCAGTCACACCTTGAGTCCCAGATTGTGGAGTCAAGAACACTCAGGTTGAGGTTACCTTCCTCAACAAAACCtctccctcctcctcttccttctcaaCCCATTGATTTCTCCTTCAAATCCTGCTTCTGGGATTCAAACATCAAAACTCAATACCAGAATCAtcatcaagaagaagaagaagaaaacaagaagatTGGTTGGAGCTTCCTGGAAGCGATATCGCAGGGAACGAACAAGAGAGCAAcagagaaagatgaagaagaagaagcaatctATGTTCATCCTCAACAGAAGCGTTGTTCTATGGTTCTCAGCCCAAAGAGCTTGGAGCTGTGCACTGAGAACTTAGGGAACGAAAGCGGCACTGACATTGGAGAAAACGGCATTGATGACGTCATCTCTTCCGGTTCCGGTGGCGGGAATTTGGAGACAGGGGAGCAAGAACAGCGACAGTACGAGGCAAGTGGTCAATGTTGTACGGCTAGGAAGAATAAGAAAGCGAAAACCGGGAATTTTCCACCACCTTTGACAACGATGAGAGGATCGGAATCTCTGGTTGTGAGGCCCCACCGTGAGGATGGGCGGTTGGTGATTGAAGTCACAAAGGTCCCACCAACTCCCTCGTGCTTTCAAGCTCACAGGAGCCATGGCCGCCTTCGCCTTTCCCTTTTGAAAATTCACAATCCCAGCTTTGACCCGCAACACAAacatgaaaatgaagaagaagaagaagaaacagaggaggatgaagaagaagacgatgaagaagaagaagaagaagaagaagagtacttTGCATGTGAGGAGAAGAGGATTGAGATGGCGAGAACATGCAAAGAAGGGTGTGAAGATGAAAACCATAATAACAATGAATCATTGTTGATGCTAACTAATTGGTCTGAGCCATTTTGGGTGGCTACTTCCTGA